The following DNA comes from Thunnus thynnus chromosome 3, fThuThy2.1, whole genome shotgun sequence.
ACATTAACAGAAAGATTAGAAGGACAAGAGGGAGCAGTGGTATGGGTGAGGGGGTGGGGTGTTGAGATGACTGATCCCCCTCTTTGCTGAAGAGGGCATTGGCAGAGTAAAGGGCACTTTCACCTGCTTTCAATGATGATTAATATATCAAAAGCTTTTGAGTTGATCACAACAGAAACTAATACATATAAACAAGATTTTCAAAACTGGATTGGTTTGGCAGGATCTATATTCATGTACTGAGTTTAAATTAATTCTTCCctttttttacttaattgaTATTGATAGCCTAGATGATGATGGTCGGTTAGATGCAACAtctacaaaccaaacaaaaaacacaaatttcacTAAGCATCACGTCCCCATCACCACTGCACAGTCCCTGTGGTgctcattaaaatgtattccAAGTCAGCTGGAACATCTGGTCCCTGTTCACACAACTGGCACTGGAAATTTAATATGATTCTGTTCATTGCAGTCATATGTGTTCTGATGTGTAATTTACTTTAATATGTAATGCATGAATGTAGAGGGCCTAAATTTGATTATTGCTTAATTGCTCTTAAAGGCAAAGACACTTTGGGGAAATCAAATAAATTACCAATATTCTTAATTATTTTAGAATTTTtatttgcaatatttaaaaaactaaatggcaaatcaaattacaaattattttcaaaaatatttacaaaagtCTGATACATATTTTGATAGATGTAACATGCAGGGTTCAAATTCCTAAATACCTCTACAAGAAAATGATTATCATGATTTGTGACAGATCCAACAAACCTGATAACAGctgacacacttgaaaaatttgGTGCCTTCAAGCTACTCAAGGTATTATCTGACACTGGAGAGCTTTTAGACAACACAGTAATCATACATCATTCTCCTCATACTACCGAGATCTGTGTTGATAAAAAGAACATCTGGTTTTGCTCACCACACCAAGCAAAGAGATGGCATTTTGGATAAGGCAACCGCAACAGAACAAGGGCTTTTCAGGCCAACAGTCTCTTTTGATTTCAACTAAAGCTTATGGTCTAGAGATTAACTAATGAGAAGTTACCATGGAGCAGCAATTGAgtctgaaacaaacagaaatctgGGTGGTTTGTATACTTTTTCTGTGCTAATGTACCGTAGAAGACTGCTTTGAAATGCGTCACTTACTACAAAGTCAGACCAAAACTGTCATTATTTAcaactgtatctgtgtgttttgacaGGTTTGATTAGACCATGGATAACAGCAGCTTGGGATTCCACTACGACGCTAACACATCTCTTCAGATTGAACTTCAGTCCTGTACGACATTGAGGAATCAGGCTTCTCGCATTTTCCTGTATGGCTTCTTCTCTATAGGCATTGTTTGCACAGTGGTGGGCAACTTCCTTGTGGTCTTGTCCATTGCCTACTTCAAGCAATTGCAGTCACCCACAAACTCCTTTGTCATGTCCCTGGCAGTGGCTGACTGCCTTGTTGGTCTGGTAGTGATGCCATATAGTATGATTCGGACTGTAGAGGGGTGCTGGTACTTTGGTGACCTTTTTTGTCAGCTTCATTCTAGCCTGGATGTCATGCTCTGCACTGCCTCCATATTCCATCTGAGCTGTATTGCCTTTGACCGCTACTACGCTGTCTGCAACCCACTAGTTTACTCTTTAAAGATGTCCCGCAATCGGGTAGCTCTCCTCATTGTCATATGTTGGGCTGTTCCCATGCTCATTTCCTTTGGTCCCATAATGCTAGATCTCCATATTGCCGGTGTGGACATCCTGCTCCCTAACAATGTATGCATCTTCTTGGTCAATCGCATTTATGCTGTCATGGCTTCCTTGGTAGCCTTTTACTTGCCCATGGCTATTATGTTGGTGGCCTACTGGAAGATCTTCAAAGCTGCCAAACGGCAGGCCAGGCAGATCAGCGCTATGGAAAGCCAGATGGCTGCTGGAGTGGGCAAAGACTCAAGCAAGAAACAACGACATCGGAATACTatgaagagagaaggaaaggcTGCAAAAACTTTGGGTATCATTATGGGAGTTTTCCTAATCTTCTGGATGCCCTTCTTTACAGTAAACATTGTGGACCCTTTCATTGAATACAGCACGGAGGTGGTCGTCTGGGATATATTTTTGTGGCTAGGATATATCAACTCATCACTAAATCCCTTCCTGTATGGTTTCTTCTACCGTTCCTTCCGTAGGGCTTTTCTCATGTTCATGGGCTGTAAAGTATGCCTGCCTGGATCCTCCCCTGGGATGGACCTATCGCATACtaagaaagaggaaaatgaacATGCAGATCaaccataaaataaagattatatCCGTAGATTCTATGTAGGGATAGACCAGTGAGAGACTATGTTTTTTGAGTCATTACTCCAACCACACATTTTTGCTAAAAGCATGGAAAAATATGTTGGAATTAGGaagaattattattaaaagagTTATTATTGAGGTGGGACTGCCACCAACCATGCCTTCAACTATGATGTATGAAATCACCTCTTTTACCtccacataaaaacaatgtacCCTGTGGcataaactttttcattttgtgaaaaagaaaagagatagAAAGGCTTTTTCCAGTATTGGCTCTTTTTAGTAAATGAGCCTTGGATTATGTCCCTTTGTTGCCCTTGGAATCAGTTGCCCAGTGTATTAAATGAAAATCCAACCAGGGACTAGTCTTGAACTGCAGGAACAGTTTTGCAAGGAGGACACCTACCTGCCAGTAGTAGTACAGTGTATCcccattttatatattttgaagCATATCACCCAAACTGCAGTTTTCCCTGGTTATAGCTGCAATCAAACCTGTTGTAAAGTTTCCTTGAATACTTATTTTGGAATGATATAAGAGAAATGTGACTAACAAGCAGCAAACAAGACCAAGAGGATGAAATGGCGATGGCTGAACATGATTGGTTTCCTTCAATCTACAAAGTGATGAGGAGGCAACATCAGAGAGGTACCTAATGCTTCATTAGAAggacaaaaaagaaatttacaTTGAtgcttatatttatattctgtagtAGTATTAAGTTGATCTGTTAAAATTCTACTGAAAATAACACTTTTAGCATGATCACCGACACTGGCTGTATTACAGAGGTTGGACTCCCAGACTCTCTTTGaccataaataaattaaatacatgaTAAGAGACCAAATTTATGAGATGATAATTAAAATACAGGTTTATTTACTCTTACAAACATTACTGAAGTAAACAGACTTTTAACATCACTGGAAAATATAATTGACttagattaaaatgttttctttctgtatattaaaatatttcttacCCACCTTGGGAGTGACAGCATGTTGCAactcagtgttttttgtttgtttgcctgaGTCTGTGTGCATTTGCGCGTGAAGAAGGAGCAGTAGTGGGTGTAGCTGTAGAACAGGCTACAGCTTTGGGGAGGGCTAAGGGGTGAAATTTGATTTCAGGGAATGAACATGACAGCTTACTTCATCAAAATCAAATGTTAGCCACTTTTTATACACTTCCAAAGACACATAAAAATTGCTTGAATCCACCAAGATGACAAATTACCATTAACCAATACCACATCAAATACACTACTGTACccctgtgtgttgtgtgtgcactGCTCTTTAGATTCTATGGACCCATAGCTACTTTTACATTCACGACTGGTGTAAAATCTGGTATTTTGACAGCTGTTTGCCAGCTGCAGGCATGGTGAGAAATGTTGCATTCTTAAAAAATTTACCCCACAGTGAGTAGTGCAGCAGTAGTTTTCTGCCCTGtgtgattcagtgtttatttagtCATGTGTTGTTTGAAAACAAGTCATGGATTACTGaactaataaataatttgacattGAAATATAAACATCTTCAATGTGCTCCTGCCAGATATTGCAGAAAGTGTAATCTTGAGTGCTGTTCATGCAAACCTACTTTATGAGATAGAAATAAGACAAAATTACTAAACTAACAAAACTAAGGCTAACTTAGTGCCTATGGCTCTTGTCTATGgcagaataaaacataaatccAGATGTTGCAGCACTTATTTCAGCCATACTAGGAATATAAAAAGTAATATTAAACCTCAAGCTCTTGTGACAAAGTAGCAGGTGGTAGATGATGTGCATGTCAGTGTATATGTGAAGGTATTCTCTTgcctttgattttatttttttagtttatcataacatttttagaaatataCACTGCACCTTGCCTTTTTAAAAGACTGTatgaaaaaatgcagtttatttttttttaaaaaaaagaatgtttaactcttcttttgaattgaaattgaaaagaCATAAATCaatgtatgatttttttgtctAATCCATAAATGAAAATCTAATTTGAAATTAATACAAATTATATCTGTCATTATTAATTACAGATGTGTTTACACTAAATGAGGCAATGCACATCACATGTTAAATGATTACAATTGAGGAAATACATCCCATTTCTAAATCTATCACATGCAATATGTTTCCCCTCTAACCTTTGTAAAAGCAAAGGCACTGACAGATTCTTACACAGCCCAGTACAAATATGAAAATCATTGTTGCATAATAATACATGATGCCTCCTACATGATGGCACAAAAAAGCTTTAAATCTCTGTATTAAATTTTTAAGTGTTCATATAGagatttttatagatttttaaagctgtgcatatatatatatatatatatatacatacgtATATATATGCATCCAAGAgccattaatattttaattttgaaatgtttgcatTAAACAAACAGCATGTACTGTACAAGTCATTTTCAAGTTTTGTGGCAAGTTGTCGGAAATGAAATATTAAGTATTGTTATTTAAGACAGTTCAGTGTTGGTCTAATGCATAGACCTGTTGGTGTTTTGCTTAGCTAAATTATAGTACATTAGATACAATCCACCATTTTTGGTATAATGAGGTACCTGATCTTGAGTTTGATGGAACATTATGAAGTGTGGGTGCATCATTGTCCAGTGACACTTCAGACTGAACGaacaaaactttcattttcctcctttgtTTGCAGTATCACAACTGCCACTGATTTTTTGCATTGATGCACTGCACTGATGTTCTGGGTGGTTTAGTAGCATGTAGTTTAAAATCAAACTATTAATTTTAAACTTTCACACATGTGCTATTTTGTATTGACACAGCATTAAGTGGCTCCATCAGTCAGTGTTCCAGGTTTGGGGATGGGTTTTTCCCACTTTTACTCAGAATAGTTATCAACCAGTTTTGTAATCTTCCACTCTAAAACATGTACTTGTAAAGGAATATTGTTTTAGCATCAACTTTAGTTTTGCCTAAACGCTAATTGCATTTTTGTGGAATGATGCTAATAATAGGAAGAAATTAAGATTTATTAGTCTCGATAGTCTCTCACCCACTCTTTGCCTATAACCTTCATCCATTCCCAAAATCTCATTCACagtgttatttttgttatttctttatttttgtgagaTTTGGAGATTTGTTTGACCAGCCTTGTTTTGACCCTCTACTGACTGTAATACTAGAGAGTTGCACAAATATAAAGGCAAACTGATTTTGGCTAAAAAGGTTTAGCtctaaaactgaaactgcagCCAACCTATTCCCTGGCTATCTCAGACAGAGTTAAGGTTGTGTTTCCATTTTAACAAACTATCACACCTGCTGACAActgacaaaaagaagaaaatatgtgGGGTCCAATATTGCGGTTAAGTGAGCAGGGAAAGTGGAAAGAGCTTTTGTAAACATTAGTAACTTCTTGAAAGTATGTATGATGTGCTTTTGCATCATTCATCCTGTAACTCAGTCCTGCAAAATACAGAATGCATAACAAATTTGTCCTTCGCAAGATAGTCAAAAACCAGACAGCTTTGTGCAAATAATGAACGTAGATGTCTATCTGCAGTCTGTTTATTAGCTCTAAGCCACAGTCAAAGTCTATCTCTGTTAACCAAATGCCAGAACGGTCAGAACACAATTAGTCAAGGCAGTGGCTGTCTCTGTGGTTGGCTCTTTTGCTTTGTGAAACTGTGAGAGTGTAATCAACATATTGCAGTAGGAACCAGTAACTTTATCACTCGAGTTGGAAAATAGCTTTGATGAAGTTATATTTTCGATTCAAGCctgctttctttttgtttcttttatataaATACAGCTGTTGTCAGGGTTTAAATGCTATTTGAActgtgtatatgtacagtatatactgtatatatggaATATCCATACATCAGACccttttgtatttattttcatctgtttttcctcctcttgggtatttattttctgtcacgTATTACTGGACATgattacaaatgaaaaataaaaaagtaagaaTTAATCTGTTTGACTTTCCCCTAAGTCAAGAAAACATTTGAGTAAACTCATGGTGGAACGAGGCTAATAACAGGAAGCAATTGAGATTTATTAGTCTTGATAGagtcccccctctctctctcactcactctctctctctctctcttgctatGATTCTCTGCATTGCATCCAGCTCCAGCCTCACGCCACATGAGTGTGCGTGTTACCTTCTTTCTTTAAATACCCCACAATCACAGGACCATTCACaaggctgtttttatttgtttgtttctcagcaCGACTTAGATTTTCATTGCTGTCTTCCCCTTGattcaaatatacaaatattgatttaattccATCCTTTTCATTGGTATTTTGTCTTAAAGCAACCAATTTTTGCATCCCAGAAGCATAAGCTTGACCCAAAGGTGAAACGGTGCAAGAcataaaacaactaaaacaacaGTGACATCTACTGGATGGGGCAGATTTCAAGGCTGCCTTACTATAATTTTACTAAAAAACAAGATTATTGGCTCAACTTTCtcccatttttattttgcttttcatttgacataaacaaacataacatcagaaaaaacaaaagaagcatGTTCATTTCACATCAGCACTCACTTGGCGATGAAAATTACAGTTAGGTGGGCCAAGTACATGTATGGGTTTTTATTTGAACAAGTGAACATATCAACGGAAAGAAGTTCAGTTATAAATCCAACAGTCATAATAAATACTGTGCAGCACTCTAATTCTTAGCTGGCCCTTTATCTTTACAATGCCttgtcaaaacaaaatgatagATGTAGTATCATAATTCATTCTAACACATATTACATTTGAGTAAGTTCATTCTAGCAACAACAGAAATTGCTCTCATGACTCTAATGTCCCTTTGTTAGAGCttcaaaacatttgtttcagtcacttacagtttttttttttttcttttttaaatcagctGAATCACAGTCATCACACAGTGTCAGATGGCTAATAAAGACATGGATTGCCTGATATAAACGTAAAGAAAGAGgagtaatgataataaaaatgccaaaagtgCATACACAGGTGAACTTTGGGTCACGGAGTGCCAACGCACAGAGCTTCAAAGTGACAGCGGTAAAGTGAAGTCCAAGGAACTGGCTAGTTTTGTGTCCACTTCCGAAAACATTGCTTTAAGATGTTCACAGGAAGTTTCATCTAAATAAACATGATGGTCATGAGGGATTGATATAAAGTGTTCGTCATGTTTATGCTGGGCTCAATCCATCATTCTTAGTCCACGGCTTTGATCAAGCTTTGATTCCAAGATATTCTGTGAACACAAAATTATGCCCTATCAGTCTTTCTTGCATGTTGGTCCAATACGGctctttgaaaataaataaaacattctcTGGTGCCCCTCTAAATGTCAGTCTCTTTCAGGCCATAACATTCTGCCAGATCATATAACTGATAGCTGCTCTGCTCACAGGCATTGTAAATCCCCATAGAGACTGTGTCGACTATATCAATCCGGCCCACTGCAGGTGTGGTACCTTTTCCTGTCCCTCCcttgattttatttgacagattGTTCACTTTCTCTTTGAGCTGGAAGGAGGACTTTTGCAGCGGCGGAAACAGGCTCCATCTCCTGAAACCTAGCGAACGCCCTTTCCCCTTGTGTAACAAAGAGCTGCCATAGGATTCGTGCACAGCATAGCCAGGTTTATATTCTCCTCTCTGATCCCTTGTCATTCCCCTGACAGCTGTCCGCCACCTCTGGTCATAGAAGCGACGCAGGACCCTCTGTCTTTGGTGACACTGGCACCTGAGGAGCCGAGTGAAAGCCCGCTTGAACTCTTTGATGGAGCAGGGGTAAATCATGGGGTTGATGCAGCTGTTGAAGTAGCCCAGCCAAAAGACCACCTTGAATACAGTTTCAGATGGCTTCAGTGACGGGAAGAAGGAACCTGGAAAGAGATAGATCCATCAGGAAGATATGTGAGTAAATGCACAATTAAAGTACAGCATATTGCTTTCTATGTTCATTTAAGAATACCTTAAAAagaaatttaacaaaaatgtagGAAAAGTAGAGTTTCTGttctaaacatttttttttagacatatcacatttatgattatgatttttttccagttgagaGTTGAGAAATAAATGGTTGACAAatggtttcttttgtttcaagTTTTGCTTTCAATCAGAGAAGTTACCTCATTTTTTATGTACAAAACAATATAGGACCCCATTATTAAAGTGGTTTTGaatctgctcctctcctctgctctgctctgctctctatgactcacacactacacacacaacAATGCAATGTGTGCACAGCTGTATAGatctttttcactgcagacattttgacttgtcatagtggGAAGAGCACAGATGAAGCTAATTTGGTTAACAGTGGCTCCGTTCCACTCAAGTGtaccagtaagccatgacagtgtgacaatgAGCCATTAGGTACAATATCAAGACCttaaactgaagcagctaaatggaattcagccatcattcattttattatttacatctgtacttttcttattgtgacatgtcaaaatgtcctctgtgaaaaaggcctagtgttctatgtatatatatttttcagcaTTTGATAGTATGATATTCATGGCATTGTTTGGCAATGATTTATTTTGCAGCAGTAGctgtttggttgtgtttattAATAGGAACAGAGGAGGTTCTGACATTTTGGTGGACTTTCATTAATGGGATAGATATTTACAGAACAGGCTTCAACCACAAGCCCACAGAACTCTATCATGATGCCTGTGCTTCAGTAGAATAGAGACAGAATATGTGATGATAAGATGTGTTCATATAGTATATAAATGCTCTCTtaaataatgttaattaatgcaTACTTTTCTTATATTGACCAGGCTGCTAACAATGCAAAGGGTATTTAAAAAGATACATTCTCTGAGATTCTAAAAGGAAACTTGTAAGATGGTTGTAATGTTTTATATGAGATGTAGTCAGCACAGATTCAGTTTAACAGTACTTGAGTCATGGACTCATGAATCCTGCCATGGACAACTTTTAAATACCCTCCTCAGGATGATGGAGCATGAAAATTTAGGACAGTGATTGCCTAAAGCCTTTTGAAATCAAtacaggtttttttgttttgtagatTTCTTGCATATACTATTACAGCATGGTGattaaacataaatgaaagCATAAATGTTTGAGTTAAAaaggtcatttttttaatgaaagctGCTTCCTGTAGAGCTCACAAACAACCGATCTCCAGCTCCTTTGCTCATTTCTTTATACTTGCAACGTCAATTTTGCGATGACATGCTATGACATGCTGTTTTTCATGGATTGTTGCCTTTTCCTATTGCTTTCTAGTTGTTCTCTTCTCCCTGGGCTTGAATTCAACAAAGAGTTGACCCTGGACACAGTGGAAACATATCACAGGGCTAATGTCAAGTCTGCGGTGCCTGAGCCCAGAAGTCCATTTTCATTTGCGTACAGTGAAATAGCTGAAATGGTCTGTATGTGATTTTCAAAGTACTGGTTTCATACTGTTTTGACATCAGCTACCAACAACATACTGTGCACTGACAACTGCAAACAGGAGGCTTGTGCCATTTACTCACAGACAAAACTGTGGCATGAAAACTTGAGGCAGACCCTTGAAACTTTTCTGTAGCGTGTACTCAGTGTTAAGCATACTTTGATTCCCTTTTTGTTGAAATGATCATCTGTAAACCAGTTCTGACTCAACATggttaaagattaaataaagtGATTAAAGGAAGTGATGGTCTCCAATGATTCTTCTCACTGACATGACATCACCTTAATTGCTGACAGAAAGTGATTCACCGTCTGATGCACTACCACAACACCATGATGTCAGgttatatttttagttttttattttgtttagttGTATTGCTGTTGAGATAACACTGTCTTTTAAGTCTAGTGCCCAGAAGATATTTGCAATTTTAAATCCTTTCTGAggatgtgattttttaaaagttcaCACTGACTCATATCCTTGTACAAATCATAAAGCCGAACAGCAAATGAATGCCTCACTTTGAAGTCAGTCAAGGCATCTGGGGACTTGTGCAATTTCTCCAACAAACTTTTATGACGGCTCTTTTGTGTGAGCAGACACAACCTTGATCAGTCCTCAGGTACAGAGCTTAGGGAATTATCTTTTTGACATTTAGTATTCCTTGTGAAGGCGAACATTTGATGCCAGGGCTTTTAAAACTCAGTCTCAACATATGGCCACCAAGGACCATGTTGTAGTCTAGTGAATACACCCATAACCACTGGTGTTCAAACCATAGTGGCCAAATGCATAATAATGCATAAACCTACCACAAATACTTACTAACAGCAATTGTAACTGCAAGTATTACAGTAGATTTTCTCAAAAACAAGGAAGGGAAACTTGAGTACTTTAGTTGATGAACAACTATAATgcacacaaatgaaaataataaattgtatGAGCTGAAGGCCAAATGAAACAATTTCAATCAATGAAAGCATAGGCATAGTGATCAAGTATAATTGAAGTAATAAAAAACTTAATTATACTATTAATCTCAATGCATGAACTGTTGTTATGATGACAGAAGGTCTCTAATTACACATTCAGTGCACAGCCAGATCATCCTCATAAGACAAGTGCATCGTTTCAATGTTCttgtatatttttgaaaatttaTACAGAGGTCAAGTATGTAgatggtattattattattt
Coding sequences within:
- the LOC137180561 gene encoding trace amine-associated receptor 1 — protein: MDNSSLGFHYDANTSLQIELQSCTTLRNQASRIFLYGFFSIGIVCTVVGNFLVVLSIAYFKQLQSPTNSFVMSLAVADCLVGLVVMPYSMIRTVEGCWYFGDLFCQLHSSLDVMLCTASIFHLSCIAFDRYYAVCNPLVYSLKMSRNRVALLIVICWAVPMLISFGPIMLDLHIAGVDILLPNNVCIFLVNRIYAVMASLVAFYLPMAIMLVAYWKIFKAAKRQARQISAMESQMAAGVGKDSSKKQRHRNTMKREGKAAKTLGIIMGVFLIFWMPFFTVNIVDPFIEYSTEVVVWDIFLWLGYINSSLNPFLYGFFYRSFRRAFLMFMGCKVCLPGSSPGMDLSHTKKEENEHADQP